A region from the Benincasa hispida cultivar B227 chromosome 12, ASM972705v1, whole genome shotgun sequence genome encodes:
- the LOC120092713 gene encoding uncharacterized protein LOC120092713 — protein MAFISFVGRVLFVSVFVLSAWQEFNDFGTDGGPAAKYLKPKFNVFTRNFEAHTGLDFPKVEILHLVAGAIALKGLGSLLFIFNSSIGAFLLILHQAITTPILYDFYNYDVEKKEFNQLFVKFTQNLALLGALLFFIGMKNSIPRRQVGKKNPKSKTS, from the exons ATGGCTTTTATTTCGTTCGTCGGAAGAGTTCTCTTCGTTTCGGTCTTCGTTCTCTCTGCTTGGCAAGA GTTCAATGATTTTGGTACTGATGGAGGGCCGGCGGCTAAGTATCTAAAGCCAAAGTTCAATGTTTTCACTCGCAACTTTGAAGCTCATACTGGGTTGGATTTCCCAAAAGTTGAG ATCCTACATCTTGTGGCTGGTGCCATTGCACTGAAGGGCTTAGGAAGCCTGCTCTTTATCTTCAACAGCTCCATTGGAGCCTTTCTTCTG ATCTTGCACCAGGCCATTACCACACCCATCTTGTACGATTTCTACAACTACGATGTCGAGAAGAAGGAATTCAACCAACTTTTTGTGAAATTCACTCAG AATCTGGCATTGTTGGGAGCATTGCTGTTCTTCATCGGTATGAAGAACTCGATTCCAAGGAGGCAAGTAGGAAAGAAGAATCCCAAGTCAAAAACATCATAG